The Streptomyces sp. NBC_01426 genome includes a region encoding these proteins:
- a CDS encoding DegT/DnrJ/EryC1/StrS family aminotransferase → MPHRFEPAPQRERIAVALADYVRAGGALSVADGSGVIGELEQRIEKVLGLPDPLSFSSGTAGLHAAYLALDMPPGSEVIGPVTTFHASLSPALHAGLNAVLVDVEPDTGNLCPAALEAAITPLTRCVTVTHYLGHPAAMEEITRICRERDLHLIEDISHAYLSMLHGQRVGTFGDICVGSMQDRKSWPAGEGGLFSAARPQWRERALLAGHYRGRALLLKDPELAAFGETGLGLKMRMHPLAAVVGLANAEDLVERLAARRALLERLTRGLQGLSGVRPPVVRPGAGMGGWFSYRPQIQPGELKPGVDVNAYLRRLQDAGVPAHYPSVGSLAGMPLFTHPVPLHAASGTWRPRRCGPFHGESAYNAGRISVSVTDQDTEETIGTYAAAFAEASHALARPVAT, encoded by the coding sequence ATGCCGCACCGTTTCGAGCCGGCTCCGCAGCGCGAGCGAATCGCGGTGGCGCTCGCGGACTACGTTCGCGCGGGAGGGGCGCTGTCGGTGGCGGACGGCTCCGGCGTGATCGGGGAACTGGAGCAGCGGATCGAGAAGGTCCTGGGCCTGCCGGATCCGCTGTCGTTCTCCTCGGGCACCGCCGGGCTGCACGCGGCCTACCTCGCGCTGGACATGCCGCCCGGCTCGGAGGTGATCGGGCCGGTCACCACGTTCCACGCCTCGTTGAGTCCTGCGCTGCACGCCGGGCTCAACGCGGTGCTCGTCGACGTGGAGCCGGACACCGGGAACCTGTGCCCGGCGGCGCTGGAGGCGGCGATCACCCCGCTGACCCGGTGCGTGACGGTGACGCACTACCTGGGGCATCCCGCCGCGATGGAGGAGATCACCCGGATCTGCCGCGAACGGGATCTGCACCTGATCGAGGACATCAGCCACGCCTACCTTTCGATGCTGCACGGGCAGCGGGTGGGGACGTTCGGCGACATCTGCGTCGGCAGCATGCAGGACAGGAAGTCCTGGCCCGCCGGTGAGGGCGGCCTGTTCAGCGCCGCGCGCCCGCAGTGGCGCGAGCGGGCGCTGCTGGCCGGCCACTACCGCGGCCGCGCCCTGCTGCTGAAGGACCCGGAGCTGGCGGCGTTCGGGGAGACCGGGCTCGGGCTGAAGATGCGGATGCACCCGCTGGCCGCGGTGGTGGGCCTGGCCAACGCCGAGGACCTGGTGGAACGTCTGGCGGCCCGCCGCGCGCTGCTGGAGCGGCTGACCCGGGGCCTTCAGGGCCTGTCGGGGGTGCGGCCGCCTGTGGTGCGGCCCGGCGCCGGTATGGGGGGCTGGTTCTCCTACCGGCCGCAGATCCAGCCCGGCGAGCTGAAGCCGGGGGTGGACGTCAACGCCTACCTGCGGCGGCTGCAGGACGCCGGGGTTCCGGCGCACTACCCCTCGGTCGGCTCGCTGGCCGGCATGCCGCTGTTCACGCATCCGGTCCCGCTGCACGCGGCATCCGGCACCTGGCGGCCGCGGCGGTGCGGTCCCTTCCACGGCGAGAGCGCCTACAACGCGGGCCGGATCAGCGTGAGCGTCACCGACCAGGACACCGAGGAGACGATCGGCACCTACGCCGCCGCCTTCGCCGAGGCGTCGCATGCCCTGGCCCGGCCGGTGGCGACATGA